AAAACATTGAACATCTAAGACTATTGTGCATATCTTCAATTCCATGTTCTAGCACCTAGAAACCCTTAACATTTTGTTCCACCGTTTTAATTTAACAGAAATGGACGGAGTGGTGGTTAATTGATTAACGGAAGGATACTAtaggagtaaaattgaaatttattaAAGTTTGGAAGCCTATAAGACATTGAGTATAAAGTTAGTTGGTTAAGATAAGAAATGGGCATTTCATTTGATCCGGGTTCAAATCTGACTCCCCACTCTCATTTCCCCCCACATAGAATAAAGATCTATTTTCtagggtttaaaaaaaaaatgaaaagggctGAATCGAGAATTCTTGACAAGTTTAAATGTGTGATTAACATTTGATCAAGTTTTGGGTGTTTACAGAGGATATTGCAGTcagggtttagtttttttttttaatatttccttAAAAGTTCTCCCCTAGAGCAGAACAAGCTTCCAAAATatctttcccttttcctttaTCTTTCTTTGTTTAATCGAATTCTTCCCCTTTTCATTGAGGCATTGGATAGCCTTGAGAGAAGCGTTGGGTAAATGGCGGCTATGGAGATGAGCTCCGGGATAtgctttcttctctttctcgtTATCTCAGGTAGGCTCAAGTATTACGTTGTTCCCTTTTCTTTaatgtgtctctctctctctctctctctctctctctctctctctctctctctctctctctatatatatatatatatatatatatatatatatatatatatatatatatgtttgtgcaCCGTGTTTTCTATTCACTGTTTGATCCTCATTTATTTGGATAGTGAAGAAGACTCTCAAGCTCCACAAAAAGGGTTTTAAAGGCTGAAAGTtaatagtagtagtactagCAGAGCAGGGTTTTCCTTCATCTCTGAGTTTCAAGACAATGTTGTTTTAGTTCACTCAATATCTCTCCACTCCCTAAAATCCCCAAATCACAAgatttcagtaaaaaaaaaaaaatggcagacTATCTTCCCGAAGATGTGTTAGTCAACATTTTTCACTAGACTAGCCATAAAAACCCTTTTGCAATGCACATCTGTCTGCAAATCATGGCATTCCCTTATCGTAAACCCTAGTTTCATCCATTTCCACCTCAATCGACAGCCTACTCAAACCTATAACAAAGCCCACCACCTCTTGATTGTGCGAACCTGCTCTGATGAAGGCGGGAAAGAGCTCTACTCCCTTAGTCCCTTCACTATGATTACGAAGCATTCGATGAGTATGCCAAGCTCCATTTCCCTTTCAAGAAGGCTTATAGTGAGTTCTATCGGATAGTCAGAAGCTGTAACGGGGTTCTGTAACTCACGGACGATCAACATTCTTATGTGGACAACACAATTCTTTGGAATCCCTCGATTCAGAAGTGGGTAACTCTGCTGAAGCCTAGGGTTACCTTCTCTTCACATGGATCATTCGATCATGCGATTGGCTTCGGCTTTGATGCCAAGTCCAATGACTATAAGGTGGTTAGGATTGTCCGTCTTTATAATTTCTGCTCGAAGGTTCATCTAGAGATTGATTTGTACTCACTGAGCATGGCACTTGGCAGAACATTAGCCATTTGGGTCTTCCTTATGTGTTTAGGGGAAGGGCAATTCAAGCCTATTTGAATGGGGCTGCTCATTGGATTGGAGCGGATATAGAAAGGCAATGCATGATGATTGTGTCGTTCCATATTGGTGATGAGTTGTTTCACAGTATGTCACTAGCAGATGAGATACCATTTGAGCCTTGGTTTCTTAGGCCTGCTGTTATTCAAGGATCACTTTCTATGGTACAGGAAAAGGGGTATAGTTACGGAAAAATTGGTGCATATCGGTGATGAAAGAGTATGGCGTGGCAAGCTCTTGGACTAAACTTCTTGATGTGGGTATTGGTGAAGGAATTGACAggttaattggtttccaaaAGGAAGGAACACTCCTGATTGATGCCCGAGGGGATCTCATATCTTTTAGTCCTGTAGATGTACTAGGAAAGGTGCTTGGAATTCGCTGCAATACAAGCAATTGGTATAAGTTCTCACTCCATACAGATGCTTATGTGGAAAGCCTCGTTTTACTTGGAAGTTCGGAGCAAACAAAGGAAGATGAAGTTGCCtgtgaagaagaaaaggaggtTGAAGTTGGGTGTGGTGAAGAAGAAATACAAAATATACAAGCAGCAGGAACCAGGCATTACGCACTTCCCAATTAGCCTTAATTCTGTGCATATGCTACTCTTGTCAATGTCATTCCCCATTGTTAATGCTTTGTATTTACACGAGGCTGCAAATGAATGTTGTAGCCATATCTATGTTCCGAGCTTGATATTGATCGATTTTATAAGTTTAGGACTTGTTTAATTTGTAGTCTTAATTGATATTGTGATTCTAATGTTAGGAATTGCTGTTTGTTAGGGTTGTGGTGGGACGACACAGTCAATTTGAGGCTGCAAAGAAAGGTTGAGAAGGGTTGCAAGGAAAGAAGCAGCACGATGTACCTCTTCATCCTCTAGTTCT
The sequence above is drawn from the Rhododendron vialii isolate Sample 1 chromosome 6a, ASM3025357v1 genome and encodes:
- the LOC131329966 gene encoding uncharacterized protein LOC131329966, translated to MKEYGVASSWTKLLDVGIGEGIDRLIGFQKEGTLLIDARGDLISFSPVDVLGKVLGIRCNTSNWYKFSLHTDAYVESLVLLGSSEQTKEDEVACEEEKEVEVGCGEEEIQNIQAAGTRVVVGRHSQFEAAKKG